From a single Trachemys scripta elegans isolate TJP31775 chromosome 17, CAS_Tse_1.0, whole genome shotgun sequence genomic region:
- the RNF224 gene encoding RING finger protein 224, with protein MPFLTECSVTSAGWFWSALVQSVVSQRHMVQLTSLCCMSQTLGRNGAEDAEPGSEADSLPPSRGSHKIDCIICYSSYNLSSRLPRRLYCGHTFCQACIKRLDAIANEQRWIPCPQCRQSTPTPRGGVTMLDLDLAVFLAVKSEKEQPRAAGRPEANSAFKVSSKEKPVTQQPLGLCQETVPQPQFPRSRCCGRCLCCGAMADFES; from the exons ATGCCATTTCTGACGGAATGCTCCGTCACTTCCGCCGGGTGGTTCTGGAGTGCGTTAGTGCAATCTGTGGTGTCCCAGCGCCACATGGTCCAGCTCACCTCGCTCTGCTG tatGTCTCAGACCCTGGGCAGGAACGGCGCAGAGGACGCGGAGCCTGGATCCGAGGCTGATTCCCTCCCTCCAAGCCGAGGGAGCCATAAGATCGACTGCATCATCTGCTATTCCTCCTACAACCTGTCCAGCAGGCTCCCGCGCCGGCTCTACTGCGGCCACACCTTCTGCCAGGCCTGCATCAAGCGCCTCGATGCCATAGCCAATGAGCAGCGGTGGATCCCCTGCCCGCAGTGCCGCCAGAGCACGCCTACGCCCCGCGGAGGCGTCACCATGCTCGACCTGGACCTGGCAGTGTTCCTAGCGGTGAAGTCTGAGAAGGAGCAGCCCCGGGCGGCTGGCAGGCCCGAGGCCAACTCAGCCTTCAAAGTGTCCTCCAAAGAGAAGCCGGTCACACAGCAGCCTTTGGGGCTCTGCCAGGAGACGGTGCCCCAGCCGCAGTTCCCCCGAAGCCGCTGCTGCGGACGGTGCCTGTGCTGCGGGGCTATGGCTGACTTTGAGAGCTAA